In Beutenbergia cavernae DSM 12333, the DNA window GCTCGAGGGCGTACTCCATGGGCAGCTCGCGCGCGATGGGCTCGACGAACCCGCGCACGATCATGGCCATCGCCTCGGTCTCGGGCATGCCTCGGGACATGAGGTAGAACAGCTGGTCCTCGCTCACCTTCGAGACCGTCGCCTCGTGACCCATCTCGACGTCGTCCTCGCGGACGTCGACGTACGGGTACGTGTCGGAGCGGGAGACGGTGTCGACGAGCAGCGCGTCGCACAGCACGTTGGACTTGCTCGCCTCGGCGCCGTCGAGCACCTGGACGAGACCGCGGTAGGACGCCCGGCCGCCGCCGCGGGCCACCGACTTCGACACGATCGAGCTCGACGTGTGCGGCGCCATGTGGACCATCTTCGAGCCGGTGTCCTGGTGCTGGTCGGCACCCGCGAACGCGATGGACAGCGTCTCACCGCGCGCGTGCTCGCCCATGAGGTAGACGGCCGGGTACTTCATCGTGACCTTCGACCCGATGTTGCCGTCGATCCACTCCATGGTGGCGCCCTGCGCGGCCGTGGCGCGCTTCGTCACGAGGTTGTACACGTTGTTCGACCAGTTCTGGATCGTCGTGTACCGGACGCGGGCGTCCTTCTTCACGATGATCTCGACGACCGCCGAGTGGAGGGAGTCGCTCGAGTAGATCGGCGCGGTGCAGCCCTCGACGTAGTGCACGTACGAGCCCTCGTCCGCGATGATCAGCGTCCGCTCGAACTGGCCCATGTTCTCCGTGTTGATCCGGAAGTAGGCCTGCAGCGGGATCTCGACGTGGACACCCTTCGGGACGTACACGAAGGACCCGCCGGACCACACGGCCGTGTTGAGCGCCGCGAACTTGTTGTCACCGGAGGGGATGACCGAGCCGAAGTACTCCTCGAAGATCTCCGGGTGCTCGCGCAGCCCGGTGTCCGTGTCGAGGAAGAGCACGCCCTGCCGCTCGAGCTCCTCGTTGATCTGGTGGTACACGACCTCGGACTCGTACTGCGCCGCGACGCCCGCCACGAGGCGCTGCTTCTCGGCCTCGGGGATGCCGAGCCGGTCGTACGTGTTCTTGATGTCCTCGGGCAGGTCCTCCCACGAGGCGGCCTGCTTCTCCGTGGACCGCACGAAGTACTTGATGTTGTCGAAGTCGATGTCCGACAGGTCGGCGCCCCAGGTGGGCATCGGCTTGCGGTCGAACAACCGCAGCGCCTTGAGCCGCCGCTGCAGCATCCACTCGGGCTCGTTCTTGAGCGCGGAGATGTTCCGGACGACGTCCTCGGACAGGCCGCGCTGCGCGGTCGCGCCCGCGACGTCCGTGTCGTGCCACCCGAAGGTGTAGTTGCCGATGGACGCGATGGTCTCGTCCTGCGTCATCGGCTCGGTCGCCGGAGTGGCTTCGGTGGTCATGCGGTTCCTTCCCTGACGGGGTCGGGCGGCCTGCGGCTGCTGACGGTTCTGCCCGGAGCGTCCGGGACGTGCGGGAGGACGGCGGGCGGTGCGGTGGTCGCGGGCACGTGCGTGGTGCACGCGTGGTGCCCCGAGGCGATCGTCGCCAGGCGCTGCACGTGCGTGCCGAGCAGGCGGGCGAACGCCCGCGTCTCGGCCTCGCACAGCTGCGGGAACTGGGCGGCGACCTGCTGCACCGGGCAGTGGCCCTGGCACAGCTGGAGCGCGAGGAGCGACGGTAGCGGACGACTGGACGCCGCGTACCCGTCGTCCGTGAGCGCGGCCGCGAGGGCACGGGTACGGGCGTCGACGTCGTGCCCCGCCGCCTCGACGATCGGTGCGTAGCGCCGTTCCAGCTCGGCCTCGCGCTGGTCGGCGAAGCGGTCGAGCGCGTCCGGGCCGGCGACGACGGTGAGGTAGCGCAGCAGGTCGGCCGCGAGGTCGGACGAGGCGTCCGGGCGGGCGTCGTGCGCAGCGAGCGCGGCGACGTACCGCTTCGGCGGACGCCCGCGCCCTCGGTGCGCGCTCGCGGGCGGCGCCTGCACGGCGATCTGCCCCGACGCCTCGAGCGCGCCGAGGTGCCGGCGCACGCCGGCCGGCGTGAGGTCGAGCAGGTCGGCGAGCCGGGCGGCCTCGATCGGGCCACGCTGGAGGACGAGATCGCGAACGCGCTCGCGCGTGGAGGCGTCGTGGTCGTGCTCGAGGTGCGTGGGGGCGGCGGCCGGCATCGGCTGCGGCGCGGAGACGTGCGCGGTGGCCGGTGTGGGCATGGTGCCTCCCCTCACGATCGACGGTGGGTCCGGCCGGGAGACCGGCCGTAGTTTTGACAACATTGTCGTTGCTAATATCGATTCCTTCAAGCAAGGCGACCCTCAGCGGGAGGTGAGGAACCTCACGCGCGGCCGCCGTCGTCGGCGCAGCACGTCCACGGTGAGGCCCCACCTAGACTTGGCGCTCGTGCCAGTCGACGCCGTACGCGTGCGAGGTCTCGTCAAGTCCTACGCCGGTCGCGCCGTCGTCGACCGCCTGGACCTCACGGCACCCAGGGGCGCCGTCACCGCCGTCCTCGGGCCGAACGGCGCCGGCAAGACGACGACGATCGAGTGCTGCGAGGGCCTGCGGCGGCAGGATGCCGGGACGATCGAGGTGCTCGGGCTCAATCCGCTCAGGGACGCCGCGCAGCTCCACGCCCGGGTCGGCGTGATGCTGCAGGACGGCGGTCTGCCGAACTCGGCTCGCGCGCAGCAGGTGCTCGCGCTCGCCGCGGCGATGCACGCCGCCCCGGCCGACGTCGTCGCGGTGTCGGCCCGGCTCGGGATCGACGCGTTCGCCCGAACTCCCGTCCGGCGACTCTCCGGCGGCCAGCGCCAACGCCTCGCGCTGGCCGTGGCGATCATCGGCCGACCCGAGCTCGTGTTCCTCGACGAACCCAGCGCCGGACTCGATCCCCAGTCGCGGCACGCGGTGTGGGAGCTCGTGCGCGAGCTGCGCGACGGCGGCACGTCGGTCGTGCTCACGACGCACCTCATGGACGAGGCCGAGCAGCTCGCCGACCTCGTGCACGTCGTCGACTCCGGCAGCGTGATCGCGTCCGGCGCTCCCGACGAGCTCATCACGGCGCACGGCGGTCCGGACTCCCTCGCCGTGACGATCGACCGGAGCCTCGGCGACGACGAGCTCGCCGCACTCGCGGCGTACCTGAGTGCGGCGAGCGGGACGCTCGTGGAGCTCGGCGTCGGTCGCGCGACTCACGATCCGGCGTCGACGGTCCTCGTGCATGCCGAGTCGAGTCCGGCACTCGTCGCGGAGCTGGCCGCGTGGTGCCGTGCCGAGGGCGTGCTCATCACCTCGCTGCGGCGTGGAGCACGCTCCCTCGAGGACACGTTCCTCGAGCTGACGGGCCGGGAGATGCGATGAGCGAGGACTCCGGAGCGAGGAACGAGCGAGACTCCGACAGCGAGCGCCAGCGAGCGCAGGAGGATCGCGACCGAGGATACGAGCGCAGGAGGATCGCGACCGACAAGCACCAGAGCGAGGGCTCTGGGCACCAGGGCGGGGGCTCGGCCACGGTGGCCGCGGGCGGTCCGGCACCGTCGTGGCGACGTGTCGCCGCCTACGCCGCCTTCGAGACCCGGGCGGTGCTCCGCAACGGCGAGCAGCTGCTCGTCACGATCATCCTGCCGGCGCTGGTCCTCCTCGCGCTGTCGAGGACGAGCGTCATCGACGTCCCGACGGGCGGGGCGGAGCGGATCGACGTCGTCGCGCCCGGCGTGCTCGCCCTCGCCATCATGAGCTCGGCGTTCACGTCGCAGTCGATCGCGACGGCGTTCGACCGACGCTGGGGCGTGCTGCGGCTGCTGGGGACGACGCCGCTCGGGCGCGGCGGGCTCCTGACCGGGAAGATCCTCGCGGTGCTTGCGGTCGAGCTCGTGCAGGTCGCCGTCCTCGGCACGCTGGCCGTGCTCCTCGGCTGGCGACCGGACGCCTCCGGCGTCCCGGCCGCGATCGGGCTCGCCGTGCTCGGCACCGCCGCGTTCACGTCGCTCGCGCTGCTCCTTGCGGGCACGCTGCGCCCCGAGGCCGTGCTCGCCGTGGCGAACCTCGTCTGGGTCCTGCTGCTCGCCGGCGGCGCGGTCGTGCTCCCCGCGGACCAGCTCCCGGCGGGCCTCGCGGCCGTCGCGCCGTGGCTGCCCTCGGGCGCCCTGGGCGAGGGACTACGCGCGGCGTTCGCGGGGTCGACGTCCGATGTCGCCTTCCCCGCGCTGGTCCTGCTCGGCTGGACGGTCGTGGCCGGTCTCGGAGCCGCCCGCACGTTCAGGTGGGACTGACCGGACCCGCCGCCGGAACGCCGTCGGGCTCTCTCCACGGGCGCGGGAGAACGCCGCACTGAGCGAGAACGCGCTGGAGTAGCCGACGCGCCGGCCGATCGCCTCGAGCGTGAGCGTCGAGGTGCGCAGGTCCTCGGCGGCGAGGTCGAGGCGCCATCGCGTGAGGTATGCCATCGGCGGCTCGCCGACCAGCTCCGTGAAGCGGCGCGCGAACGTCGCCCTCGACGATCGGGTCACGGCCGCGAGCGACGCGACCGTCCAGGGCCGCGCCGGCTCGTGCTGCAGGTGCCGCAGCGCGGGGCCGACGACGGGATCGCCGAACGCCGCGTACCACGCCGGCGGATGCGCCTGCGGCGACGAGAACCAGGCCCGCAGGAGCGTCACGGTGAGCAGGTCCACGAGGCGGTCGAGCACGACCTCCTGACCGGGGTCCTCGCGGGCGAGCTCCCCGCGGATCAGCCCGACCACACCGTCGACGCCGGCCGTCCGCGGGACGACGACGACGTGCGGCAGGTGCGTGAGCAGATGGGCGCCGACCTCGGCCGGCGACTCGTACGCGCCGGTGAGCACCTCGGTGGTGCCGGCGTCCGCGTCGGTCCCGGAGTCGGTTCCGGAACCGTCCGCCGTGATCCCCCAGATGCTCCCCCGGGCGCGGACGTGCGTGCTCCCCCAGGTGTTTCCCCAGGTCCGGACGCCGACGTCGCGGTAGCCCGGGCCGGGCGCGCCGGGCACCGGATGGCAGACCTGCCCGGGGCCGATCCGCACCTGGGCGGGCGTGCCGGGGGCGTCCGCCAGGGTCCAGTGACCCGGACCGCGCACGAGCGCCGCGTCGCCCTCCTCGAGCAGCCGGGGCTCGCCGTCGTCGGCGACGAGCCATGCCGTGCCCCGGGCGAGCACGACCACGGAGAGCGGGGAGTCGTCCTCGAGCCGGATCGACCAGGGCTCCTCGAGCACCGACCGCAGCACGTACGCACCCTCCGCGCGGTGGGCGGTGAGCACGGCAGTGAGAGCGTCCATCGCGCAGAGCCTACCTGAGACGATCGCGTATGCATCCGCGACGAGACACTATGGTCCGTCCATACCGGCGCCTGGTGTGATCGAGTCATGCCAGAGACCACGCACCGCACCAGCCCCTCTCCTGCCTCCGCCGCAGACCCGTCCGCCGTCGGCGAGACCGGCGGCCCGGCCGACCCCAGGCCCGTGCTCGTCACGGCCGCCTCGGGGCGCACCGGCACGCGCGTCGCCGACCGGCTCCGCGCCGCCGGTCTGCCCGTTCGCGCCGTCTCCCGGAGCACGACCCCCAGGTTCGACTGGGAGGAGCCCGCCACGTGGGCGGACGTGCTCGACGGCGCGCGCAGCGCCTATGTCGCCTTCAGCCCCGACCTCAGCGTGCCCGGCGCCGCCGACACGCTGCGCGCGTTCGCCGCCGCGGCCCGCAGCGCTGGTCTCGATCGACTCTCGCTGCTGTCCGGGCGCGGCGAGGCCGCATCGCTCGTCGCGGAGGACGCCGTGCTCGAGGAGTTCCCGGCCGCGAGCGTCGTCCGCTCCTCATGGTTCGCCCAGAACTTCACCGAGGGTGAGTTCGCGGCGATGCTGACGGGCGGCGTCCTGGCGCTCCCCGTCGGGGACGTGCCCGAGCCGTTCGTCGACGCGGACGACGTCGCCGACGTGGCCGTCGCGACGCTGACCGGCGAGGGGCATGCGGGCGAGGTGTACGAGGTGGCCGGGCCGCGTCTCCTCACGTTCGCGGAGGTCGTCGCCGAGATCGGCGCCCTCGTGGGTCGCGACCTCCAGTACGTCGAGCTCGAGATGGACGACGCCGTCGCCGGATGGCGCGAGGCCGGGCTCCCGCCCGAGGTCGTGGAGCTGCTGTCCGCGCTCTTCCCCGAGGTCTTCGGCGGTCAGAACTCGGTGCTCACCGACGGCGTCGAACGCGCGCTCGGACGGCCGCCACGGGACATCTCGGCTCACCTCTCCGCCGCCGCGGCCGCCGGGGTGTGGTCGTGATGGGCGCGTGGGAGATCGCGACCGGCGCCACGGCCCTCGCCGCGGCGGCGAGCGGCGGCGCGTTCCTGCCGTACTCGACGTTCACGTCGGCGGCCGTCGCCTCGCTGCCCGATCGGGAAGGTCTGCGCGCGATGCAGGCGATCAACGTCGAGGCGCCGCGGTCGGGCACGTTCATGGCGCTCGTGTTCGGGACGGGGGCGCTGGCCGCCGTCGTCGGGGTGCGGGCGGTGCTCGACTCCGGGCCGGGGACGTGGTGGATCGTCGGCGGGACGCTCGTGTACGTCATCGGCGTGGTCGGCATGACGGCGGGGTACCACATCCCCCGCAACAACGCCCTGGACACCCTCGACGCCGCCGCGTTCCCCGCGTGGATGCGCTCCTGGGTCCGCGGCAACCACGTGCGCACCGTCGGTGGCCTGCTCGCCGGCGCCCTCATCGGCATCGGCGTCCTCGCGGCCGCCTGACGACTCCGCGAGAGGTTCGTGGCCCCACCGCGAGAGGTTCGTGGCCCCACCGCGAGAGGTTCGTGGCCCCGCCGCGAGAGGTTGGTGGCCGCGCTCCTCCCGGCGCGGACCACCCATCGGTCCGCACTATCGTGGAAGCGTGACGACCGCTACCCTCACCCGCGCCGATCGCTGGACCCGGATCGCCGTCGTCGCCAACCTCGTGGGCCAGGTCGTCATCGTTCTCACGGGCGGGATCGTGCGCCTGACCGGGTCCGGGCTCGGCTGTTCCACCTGGCCGCAGTGCGAGCCAGGTGAGTTCACTCCCGTGCACCACGACGCGATCACGTTCCACCCGTACATCGAGTTCGGGAACCGCACCCTGACGGGCGTCCTCGGCCTCATCGCCGTCGCCGTCGCGATCGGTATCTGGCGCGCGCCCGCCACCCGCGGACGCAGCACCGCGTTCCGCGTGCTCGGCCTCGTCCCGCTCGCGGGCGTGGCCGCCCAGGCCGTCATCGGCGGGATCACCGTCCTCGTCGACCTGCACCCCGCCGTCGTCGGCTTCCACTTCCTCAGCTCGATGGCCCTCATCTGGGGTTCCGCGGCCCTGTACGTGCGCCTGCGTGAGGGCGACGGCGCCCCGCGCCCGGTGGTCACGGGTCCGGCCGTGCCGCTCCTCGGCCGCGTGGTCGGGGTGCTCGCGGGGGTCGTCGTGGTCCTCGGCGTGCTCGTCACCGGGTCCGGCCCGCACTCCGGAGACGAGGAGGTCGGCTACCGGTTCGCGTTCGACCCCACGCTCGTCTCCCGGATCCACGCCGGCGCCGTGTGGGCGTTCATCGCCGCGCTCGTGGCGCTCCTCGTCCTGCTCGCTCGCGCCCGCCCCGCCGACGGCGTGACGCCCGCCGACCTCGCCCGCGCGCGCCGGTCCGGGCTCGTGCTGCTCGCCGTCACGCTCGCGCAGGGACTCATCGGGTACGTCCAGTACTTCACGGGCCTGCCGGAGGTGCTCGTCGCGCTGCACCTGGTCGGCGCTGCCCTCCTCGTGACGGCGACGACGACGGCGATCCTCGCCCTGCGTGTGCGGCCGTCCCTCACGGAGCCGGCGACGCCGGCTCCCGCCGCGGTCACCGGCGTCACGTCCTGACCCGTCGGCCCGCTCAGGCCGGCGCGACGTCCTGCCGGAACCACGCCGCGTCGACGGGCCGCAGCGAGCCCCAGCCCGCCGCGCGCGAGCTCGCGGCCGCGAGGATCCCGACGACCGTCGACGGGTTGTGGACCCGGCCACCGAGCACCGCCTGGACGGCGTCGTCGAGCGCCACCCACCGCGTCGCCATCCCGAGCTCCTCCGCCTCGCGCACGTGCCTCTCGCCGTCCGGCACCGCGATGAGCTCCCGCGCGAGGAACACCCGCAGGGTCTCGGTCGACGCGCCGGGCGTCGTGCAGTAGTCCGCGAGGACGTCCCACCGGGCCGCGACGAGATCCGCCTCCTCGGCCAGCTCCCGCCGCGCCGCCGCGAGCAGGGGCTCGCCGTCGACGTCGAGCAGACCCGCCGGGACCTCCCACAGGAACGCCCCGACGGGCACGCGGTACTGCCGCAGGAGGAGCACCCTGTCGTCCTCGTCGAGCGCGACGACGGCGACCGCCCCCGGGTGCCGCACGAACTCCCGGCGCACCACGCCACCCACCCCGAGGTCCACCTCGGCGGCGTCGACGTCGAAGACCCGTCCCGCGAAGACGGTCTCGCTGGCGAGCACCTCGGGCGGGACGCGCTCGTCGGACCAGGAGCTCATCGCGCCGGCTCGACCTCGAGCAGCCGCGTCTCGCGCTGCCGCGCCAGCGCCGCCCCGACGAGGCCCGCGAACAGCGGGTGCGCCCGCGTGGGACGCGACTTGAACTCCGGGTGCGCCTGCGTGCCGACGTAGTACGGGTGCACGTCTCGGTCGAGCTCGACGAACTCCACCAGCGACGAGTCCGGCGACTGTCCGCTGACGACCAGCCCCGCCTCCTCGAGCGCGGGCCGGTAGGAGTTGTTGACCTCGTACCGGTGGCGGTGCCGCTCGCTCGCCCGGGTCGCACCGTACGCCTCGGCGACGACGCTGCCGGGCGCCAGCTCGGCCTCGTACCGGCCGAGCCGCATCGTGCCGCCGAGATCGCCGTCGCCGCCGACGATCGCGAGCTGCTCCGCCATCGTCGCGACCACCGGGTCGGGCGTGTCGGCGTCGAACTCCGACGACGACGCCCGTTCCAGCCCGAGCACCGTGCGCGCGTACTCGATCACCATGCACTGCAGCCCGAGGCAGATGCCGAGCGTCGGCACCTGGTGCTCGCGCGCCCAGCGCAGGGCGCCGAGCTTGCCCTCGATCCCACGGACGCCGAACCCTCCCGGCACCAGGACGCCGTCGACCCCGTCGAGGGCGCGCCGGGCGCCCTCGGGCGTCTCGCAGTCGTCGGAGGCGACCCACTTGATGCGCACCCGGGCGTCGTGGGCGAAACCGCCGGCGCGCAGGGCTTCGGTCACCGACAGGTACGCGTCGGGCAGCCCCACGTACTTCCCGACGAGCGCGATCTCGATCTCGTCGGCCGGTCGGTGGACCCGGTCGAGCAGCGTGCCCCACGTCGCCCACTCGACGTCGCGGAACGGCAGGTCGAGGCGGCGCACGACGTACGCGTCCAGCCCCTCGGCGTGCAGCACCTTCGGGATGTCGTAGATGCTCGGTGCATCGGCGGCCGTGACCACCGCCTCGTCGTCGACGTCGCACATCGCCGCGATCTTGCGCTTCACGCTCTCGGGGATGTCGCGGTCCGCGCGGCAGACGATCGCGTCCGGCTGGATGCCGATGCTGCGCAGCGCCGCCACGGAGTGCTGCGTCGGCTTCGTCTTGAGCTCGCCGCTCGGGCCGATGTAGGGCACGAGGGAGACGTGCAGGAAGAACACGTTCGACCTGCCCACGTCCTGGCGGACTTGGCGCGCTGCCTCGAGGAACGGCTGCGACTCGATGTCGCCGACGGTGCCGCCGATCTCGGTGATGATCACGTCGGGCGGGTCGGCGTCGTGCGCCTGGGCGCGCATCCGCGACTTGATCTCGTCGGTGATGTGCGGGATGACCTGGACCGTGTCGCCGAGGTACTCGCCGCGACGCTCCTTCGCGATGACCGTGGAGTACACCTGCCCGGTGGTGACGTTCGCGCTGCGGCCGAGCTCGACGTCGAGGAACCGCTCGTAGTGGCCGATGTCCAGGTCGGTCTCGGCGCCGTCCTCGGTGACGAACACCTCACCGTGCTGGAACGGGTTCATCGTGCCGGGATCCACGTTGAGGTACGGGTCCAGCTTCTGCATCGTCACGCGCAGACCGCGCGCGCGGAGCAGGTGACCGAGGCTCGACGCCGTCAATCCCTTGCCGAGGGACGACGCCACACCGCCCGTCACGAAGATGTGCCGGGGTTCGGCGGAGAGAGGGGGGACCGGGCGTCTACCGATGTGATCGACCACGGAGTTCTACCCTAACAGGAGTCCGTAGATGCGCCGGAGCTGCGCCGCGACGTCAGCGAGCCGCGGCAGATGATCCGCGCGTTCCCGGGCCGCGGCGTGCATCCTGCTGCGACGCTCCGGATCCGCGAGCAGCGCGGCGACGGCGTTCGCGATCGCTGAGGCGTCGCCGTCCGGGACGAGCACGGCGGCGCCGGCCGTCACCTCGCCGGTGCCGCCGACGTCGGTCGCGACGATCGGGGCGCCGACGGCGAGCGCCTCCTGCAGCCACAGCGGCTGGCCCTCCCAGCGTGCGGTCGAGACGACGACGTCGGCGCCGGCGAGCAGGTCGAGCGCGTCCTCGCGGTAGCCGAGCAGCCCGAGCGGGAGAGCCTCGGTCTGCACCCGCCGGGTCAGCTCGGTCAGGAGCGGGCCGTGGCCGGCGACGAGCCACCGCACCGCGACGCCGTCCCGCGCGAGGAGCGCTGCGGCGTCGGCGAGCACGTCCAGGCCCTTCTGCGGGGCGAGGCGCGCCACCGTCACCAGCAAGCCGTCGCCGGGAGCGACGCCGAGCGCCGCGCGGTCGATCGGGCGCGGGTGCCCGCGTGGCGGGGCCGGCACGAGCGCCCGGTCGGTGAGTCGGGCTCCGCGCTCCCGGGCGCGCTCGACCAGGTCGCCGCTCACGCCGAGGACGGCGTCCGCACCGCGCGCGACGAGCCGCTCGAGGACGGCCGAGACGAGACGCACGCGCGTCGAGCCCACCGGCAGGTTGTGCAACGTGACCACGAGCCGCGGGCGTCGCGCGCGCGGCAGACCGCGCAGCGCGAGCACCGCGAGCCCGCCGGCACGCAGGCCGTGCGCGTGCACGACGTCGCTCCCGCGCGCCAGCGTGCGCAGCTCCCGGATCGCCGTGAGGTCGCGGAGCTGGGGCCGGTCGCCGATCTCGACGAGGCGGGTCGGGCCGTCGAACGCGTCGACGACGTCGGCCGGCCCGGCGAGCACGACGTCGTACCAGGGCGCGAGCCCGGCGGCGATCTCCCGGGCGTGCCGGCCGACGCCGCCGGCGCTCGACCCGGTCAGCTGGACGACGCGCGGTCGCCGGGCGGTCATGCGCGCCTCACGATCGCCACGAGGGACCGGTCGGCGGCGGCGCTCGCGGCGCCGACCGCAGCGAGGGCGAGGACCCCGCCGACCAGGCCGGCGAGCAGTGCGACGCCCGCGCCGGCGTCCGGGCCGGCGATGCTGCCGGCGACCAGGCGCCCGGCGAGCGCACCGACCACGGCGCCGCCGAGCGCCACAGCCGTCGTGCGGCCGATCCCGGCGAGGGCGGCGGATCCCGCGACCCGCCGCACGGCGACGGCAAGAGCGATCGCGGCCACCGTCATCCCGACCGCCGTGCCGATGCCGAGCCCGAGCAACGCGGCCGGGCCGTCGTCGCCGTCGGGAGCCAGGACCATGACGGCGACCCAGGAGGCCACCGCCACGGTGACCCAGCCGATCGACGTCGCGACGACGGCGGCGCGCGCGTGCTCGAGGGCGTACAGCGCCCGGCTGAGGTGGAACAGGAGCGCCATGCCGACGAGGCCGGGAGCCATTGCCGTGACGGCGCCGGCCATCCCGCTGACATCTCCCCGCGCGTACGTCGCGAAGACCGTCTGGACGGGGTCGGCCGCGGCGACGAGCCCGGCTGCCCCCGCCAGGGCCGCGACGACGATCGCACGCGTCGAGGCGCTCGTGTCGCGCGCGAACGCGCGGGAGTCGCGAGCGCTCGCGTGCTCGGCGAGTCGCGGGAACATCGCCGTCGCGAGGGGGACGGCGAGCACCGCGTACGGCAGCAGGTACACGGCCTGGGAGTACTGGTAGACGCTCACGGTGCCGTCGAGCTGACCGAACCGGTTCGCGAGCACCACGGCGACGACGACGCTCGCCTGCTGGGCGAGCAGCGTGCCGATCCCGGAGGCCGCGAGCCGCCGCGCCCGGGGAGCGACCCCGGGCGGGAACCGCAACGCCGGGCGCAGGCGCACGCCCGAGGCCACCACAGGCACGAGCAGCGGCAGGCTCATCGCGGCGACTCCCGCCGTCGTCCCCCACCCCAGCCACGCCACAGCTGACGAGCTCAGCGCTCCGGGCGTCGGCTCCGGCCCCGCGAGCAGGCCGAACGCGTAGTACGACGCGATGACGACGACGCTGGAGGCGAGCGGGGCGCACGCGGGCAGCAGGAACCGCTTCTGCGCCTGGAGCACGCCGGTGAGCACGACGCCGATCCCATACAGGGGGATCTGCGGAGCGAAGATGCGCAGCAGCGTGGTCGCCAGCTCGACCTGCTCCTGCGACGCCGGAACGCCGCGGCTCGACAGCAGCAGCGTGGCGACGGGCCGCGCGAGCAGCGCCGTCACCACCGCGAGCGGCACCAGCGCCACGAGCGCCCAGCCGAGCAGCGCCGAGGAGATCCGGTCGACGTCGCCACGCATCCGCGCCGCCAGGGGCGCGGCGAGCAAGGGGATGACGGCGCCCGCGAGCGCACCACCCGCGGCGACCTCGTACAGCACGTTGGGCACCGAGTTCGCCGTCGCGTAGGCGGTGCCCACCTCGTTCGGCCCGACCCACGCGTTCTGCGCGAACCACCGGCCGAAGCCCACGACGCGGGAGAGCAGCGTCAGCGCGGTGATCGCCGCCGTCGCCCCGGCGAGCCCCGCGACGAGCCGGCGCGCCCCGACGCTCACGCCCGCTCCAGCCGGCCCCACGCGTCGGCCTCGCGGAGCACGGGCGTGCGGGCGATGACGCGGGAGAAGCTCACTCGTTCGCTCGCGAGCGTGAGGGCGACGACGCCGGCGAGGGCCGCGCCGCGCAGCCA includes these proteins:
- a CDS encoding NUDIX domain-containing protein; this encodes MSSWSDERVPPEVLASETVFAGRVFDVDAAEVDLGVGGVVRREFVRHPGAVAVVALDEDDRVLLLRQYRVPVGAFLWEVPAGLLDVDGEPLLAAARRELAEEADLVAARWDVLADYCTTPGASTETLRVFLARELIAVPDGERHVREAEELGMATRWVALDDAVQAVLGGRVHNPSTVVGILAAASSRAAGWGSLRPVDAAWFRQDVAPA
- the murJ gene encoding murein biosynthesis integral membrane protein MurJ — encoded protein: MSVGARRLVAGLAGATAAITALTLLSRVVGFGRWFAQNAWVGPNEVGTAYATANSVPNVLYEVAAGGALAGAVIPLLAAPLAARMRGDVDRISSALLGWALVALVPLAVVTALLARPVATLLLSSRGVPASQEQVELATTLLRIFAPQIPLYGIGVVLTGVLQAQKRFLLPACAPLASSVVVIASYYAFGLLAGPEPTPGALSSSAVAWLGWGTTAGVAAMSLPLLVPVVASGVRLRPALRFPPGVAPRARRLAASGIGTLLAQQASVVVAVVLANRFGQLDGTVSVYQYSQAVYLLPYAVLAVPLATAMFPRLAEHASARDSRAFARDTSASTRAIVVAALAGAAGLVAAADPVQTVFATYARGDVSGMAGAVTAMAPGLVGMALLFHLSRALYALEHARAAVVATSIGWVTVAVASWVAVMVLAPDGDDGPAALLGLGIGTAVGMTVAAIALAVAVRRVAGSAALAGIGRTTAVALGGAVVGALAGRLVAGSIAGPDAGAGVALLAGLVGGVLALAAVGAASAAADRSLVAIVRRA
- a CDS encoding CTP synthase, with product MVDHIGRRPVPPLSAEPRHIFVTGGVASSLGKGLTASSLGHLLRARGLRVTMQKLDPYLNVDPGTMNPFQHGEVFVTEDGAETDLDIGHYERFLDVELGRSANVTTGQVYSTVIAKERRGEYLGDTVQVIPHITDEIKSRMRAQAHDADPPDVIITEIGGTVGDIESQPFLEAARQVRQDVGRSNVFFLHVSLVPYIGPSGELKTKPTQHSVAALRSIGIQPDAIVCRADRDIPESVKRKIAAMCDVDDEAVVTAADAPSIYDIPKVLHAEGLDAYVVRRLDLPFRDVEWATWGTLLDRVHRPADEIEIALVGKYVGLPDAYLSVTEALRAGGFAHDARVRIKWVASDDCETPEGARRALDGVDGVLVPGGFGVRGIEGKLGALRWAREHQVPTLGICLGLQCMVIEYARTVLGLERASSSEFDADTPDPVVATMAEQLAIVGGDGDLGGTMRLGRYEAELAPGSVVAEAYGATRASERHRHRYEVNNSYRPALEEAGLVVSGQSPDSSLVEFVELDRDVHPYYVGTQAHPEFKSRPTRAHPLFAGLVGAALARQRETRLLEVEPAR
- a CDS encoding glycosyltransferase family 4 protein, whose protein sequence is MTARRPRVVQLTGSSAGGVGRHAREIAAGLAPWYDVVLAGPADVVDAFDGPTRLVEIGDRPQLRDLTAIRELRTLARGSDVVHAHGLRAGGLAVLALRGLPRARRPRLVVTLHNLPVGSTRVRLVSAVLERLVARGADAVLGVSGDLVERARERGARLTDRALVPAPPRGHPRPIDRAALGVAPGDGLLVTVARLAPQKGLDVLADAAALLARDGVAVRWLVAGHGPLLTELTRRVQTEALPLGLLGYREDALDLLAGADVVVSTARWEGQPLWLQEALAVGAPIVATDVGGTGEVTAGAAVLVPDGDASAIANAVAALLADPERRSRMHAAARERADHLPRLADVAAQLRRIYGLLLG